One Urocitellus parryii isolate mUroPar1 chromosome 9, mUroPar1.hap1, whole genome shotgun sequence DNA segment encodes these proteins:
- the LOC144256859 gene encoding flavin-containing monooxygenase 1-like isoform X1, with protein sequence MAKRVAVVGAGVSGLASVKCCLEEGLQPTCFERSEDIGGLWRFTEHVEEGRASLYKSLVSNGSKEMSCYSDFPFPEDYPNYVPNSHFLQYLKMYANQFNLLECIQFKTTVCSVTKRPDFAVSGQWEVVTMHEGKQSSATFDAVMVCTGYLTTPNLPLDSFPGIHTFKGQYFHSRQYKYPDMFKDKRVLVVGMGNSGTDIAVEASHLAKKVFLSTTGGAWVMSRISDSGNPFDMVFTTRFHNMFRNALPTPIVSWLLARKMNSWFNHVNYGLAPDDRVQLREPVINDDLPGCIITGKVQIKPSIKEVKENSVLFSNTPKEEPIDIIVFATGYTFAFPFLDESVVKVEGEQASLYKYVFPAHLQKPTLAVIGLIKPSGSLIPTGEVQARWVVQVLKGLHTLPPPSVRIEEVEERKQKKPSGFGLHFCKPLHSDYIEYMDELLTYINAKPNLFSLLLTDPHLALAIFFGPCSPYQFRLTGPGKWQGARNTILTQWDRTLKATKTRTPRESPSSFESLFKLISFLAFLVAIFLIFL encoded by the exons ATGGCCAAGCGAGTGGCGGTCGTGGGAGCCGGCGTCAGTGGCCTGGCCTCGGTCAAGTgctgcctggaggaggggctGCAGCCCACCTGCTTCGAGAGGAGCGAGGACATCGGGGGGCTGTGGAGGTTCACA GAACATGTTGAAGAGGGTAGAGCCAGCCTCTATAAGTCTCTGGTTTCCAACGGCAGCAAGGAGATGTCTTGTTATTCGGATTTTCCCTTCCCAGAAGATTATCCAAACTATGTGCCAAATTCTCATTTCCTGCAATATCTCAAAATGTATGCAAACCAGTTCAACCTTCTGGAATGCATTCAATTCAAG ACCACAGTCTGCAGTGTGACAAAACGCCCAGATTTTGCCGTCTCTGGCCAGTGGGAGGTGGTCACAATGCATGAAGGGAAGCAAAGCTCTGCCACCTTTGATGCGGTCATGGTCTGCACTGGTTATCTCACCACCCCGAATTTACCACTGGACTCCTTTCCAG GTATACATACTTTTAAAGGCCAGTACTTTCATAGCCGACAGTATAAATATCCAGACATGTTTAAGGATAAGAGAGTCCTTGTGGTTGGAATGGGAAATTCCGGCACAGACATTGCTGTGGAGGCCAGCCACCTGGCAAAGAAG GTGTTCCTCAGCACCACTGGAGGGGCATGGGTGATGAGCAGAATCTCGGACTCAGGGAACCCGTTTGACATGGTATTCACAACACGATTTCACAACATGTTCAGAAATGCTCTCCCAACTCCAATTGTGAGTTGGTTGCTGGCAAGAAAGATGAACAGCTGGTTCAATCATGTAAATTATGGCTTAGCACCAGACGACAG GGTGCAGCTAAGAGAGCCCGTGATCAACGACGACCTCCCGGGCTGCATCATCACTGGCAAGGTGCAGATCAAGCCCAGCATAAAAGAGGTGAAGGAAAACTCCGTGCTCTTCAGCAACACCCCAAAGGAGGAGCCCATTGACATCATCGTCTTTGCCACTGGGTACACCTTTGCTTTCCCCTTCCTCGATGAATCTGTTGTGAAAGTTGAAGGTGAACAGGCATCTCTGTACAAGTATGTCTTCCCTGCGCACCTGCAAAAGCCAACCCTGGCTGTGATTGGCCTCATCAAGCCCTCCGGCTCCTTGATACCCACAGGAGAGGTACAAGCTCGATGGGTGGTCCAAGTCCTGAAAG GTCTGCATACGTTGCCGCCACCTAGCGTCAGGATAGAGGAAGTggaggaaaggaaacagaagaagcCTAGTGG GTTCGGTTTGCACTTCTGCAAGCCTTTACATTCGGATTACATTGAATACATGGACGAGCTCCTGACCTATATCAATGCAAAGCCCAAcctcttctctctgctcctgACCGACCCACACCTGGCCTTGGCCATCTTCTTTGGTCCCTGCTCACCATACCAGTTCCGCCTGACAGGCCCAGGAAAATGGCAAGGAGCCAGAAACACCATCCTGACACAGTGGGACCGAACCCTCAAGGCCACCAAAACTCGAACTCCACGAGAATCCCCGTCTTCCTTTGAAAGTCTGTTTAAACTCATTAGTTTTCTGGCTTTCCTTGTtgctattttcctgatttttctatAA
- the LOC144256859 gene encoding flavin-containing monooxygenase 1-like isoform X2, with the protein MSCYSDFPFPEDYPNYVPNSHFLQYLKMYANQFNLLECIQFKTTVCSVTKRPDFAVSGQWEVVTMHEGKQSSATFDAVMVCTGYLTTPNLPLDSFPGIHTFKGQYFHSRQYKYPDMFKDKRVLVVGMGNSGTDIAVEASHLAKKVFLSTTGGAWVMSRISDSGNPFDMVFTTRFHNMFRNALPTPIVSWLLARKMNSWFNHVNYGLAPDDRVQLREPVINDDLPGCIITGKVQIKPSIKEVKENSVLFSNTPKEEPIDIIVFATGYTFAFPFLDESVVKVEGEQASLYKYVFPAHLQKPTLAVIGLIKPSGSLIPTGEVQARWVVQVLKGLHTLPPPSVRIEEVEERKQKKPSGFGLHFCKPLHSDYIEYMDELLTYINAKPNLFSLLLTDPHLALAIFFGPCSPYQFRLTGPGKWQGARNTILTQWDRTLKATKTRTPRESPSSFESLFKLISFLAFLVAIFLIFL; encoded by the exons ATGTCTTGTTATTCGGATTTTCCCTTCCCAGAAGATTATCCAAACTATGTGCCAAATTCTCATTTCCTGCAATATCTCAAAATGTATGCAAACCAGTTCAACCTTCTGGAATGCATTCAATTCAAG ACCACAGTCTGCAGTGTGACAAAACGCCCAGATTTTGCCGTCTCTGGCCAGTGGGAGGTGGTCACAATGCATGAAGGGAAGCAAAGCTCTGCCACCTTTGATGCGGTCATGGTCTGCACTGGTTATCTCACCACCCCGAATTTACCACTGGACTCCTTTCCAG GTATACATACTTTTAAAGGCCAGTACTTTCATAGCCGACAGTATAAATATCCAGACATGTTTAAGGATAAGAGAGTCCTTGTGGTTGGAATGGGAAATTCCGGCACAGACATTGCTGTGGAGGCCAGCCACCTGGCAAAGAAG GTGTTCCTCAGCACCACTGGAGGGGCATGGGTGATGAGCAGAATCTCGGACTCAGGGAACCCGTTTGACATGGTATTCACAACACGATTTCACAACATGTTCAGAAATGCTCTCCCAACTCCAATTGTGAGTTGGTTGCTGGCAAGAAAGATGAACAGCTGGTTCAATCATGTAAATTATGGCTTAGCACCAGACGACAG GGTGCAGCTAAGAGAGCCCGTGATCAACGACGACCTCCCGGGCTGCATCATCACTGGCAAGGTGCAGATCAAGCCCAGCATAAAAGAGGTGAAGGAAAACTCCGTGCTCTTCAGCAACACCCCAAAGGAGGAGCCCATTGACATCATCGTCTTTGCCACTGGGTACACCTTTGCTTTCCCCTTCCTCGATGAATCTGTTGTGAAAGTTGAAGGTGAACAGGCATCTCTGTACAAGTATGTCTTCCCTGCGCACCTGCAAAAGCCAACCCTGGCTGTGATTGGCCTCATCAAGCCCTCCGGCTCCTTGATACCCACAGGAGAGGTACAAGCTCGATGGGTGGTCCAAGTCCTGAAAG GTCTGCATACGTTGCCGCCACCTAGCGTCAGGATAGAGGAAGTggaggaaaggaaacagaagaagcCTAGTGG GTTCGGTTTGCACTTCTGCAAGCCTTTACATTCGGATTACATTGAATACATGGACGAGCTCCTGACCTATATCAATGCAAAGCCCAAcctcttctctctgctcctgACCGACCCACACCTGGCCTTGGCCATCTTCTTTGGTCCCTGCTCACCATACCAGTTCCGCCTGACAGGCCCAGGAAAATGGCAAGGAGCCAGAAACACCATCCTGACACAGTGGGACCGAACCCTCAAGGCCACCAAAACTCGAACTCCACGAGAATCCCCGTCTTCCTTTGAAAGTCTGTTTAAACTCATTAGTTTTCTGGCTTTCCTTGTtgctattttcctgatttttctatAA